TATTGAATTTGGCTTTTGCACAGTCCCTCTCTTCCTTAATTTCCTTCAATTTTTGTTTCaatgaatcatacttgcctccaagttccttcattttatatttcaatgtatCCCTCTCTTCTTCAACCTCTTTAAGCTTCTCCTTCAAAAGCTCAACCTCTGAAGATGGATCAATCCATTTAAAATAGTCACATCCACCCTTATCCTAcacaaaagtaaaagaaaattatGAACACAACAAATCCGAAAAAATGGCCGaaaatcaaattttcaaaaatcaaaattttaaattaGGTACTCACTTTTGGCATCTTGCAACCAAAGAATCTACGACCTGGGTTGTTAACTGTTCTCGAAGTTCTTACATTACAAGAATTACCACAATTACAAATAACATTTTCATCTATAATCCCTGAATTTTGTGACATTGCTATGAAGAAGAGAGAACCAAGACAGAAATAAGAgacaatacaatcagcaacaacTATAAATCGAGAGACAAGGACGAAAAAAATTGAACTGAAACAAGAGAGAGAAATGGGGGAGAAAGGAGGAGAAAGGGGAGAGAGAAACGGCTGAGAAAGGAGGTGAAAGGAGAGATTTTAGAATTTTTGGAATTGGGGTTTTAAATTTGGGGTTATTAAAAAAAAGGGTACGTTGGAGTTGCCATATAAGCAACAACACAACCCTTCACGCGCCCATTTTGCGTGCAGCACACACGAGCTGCCATGTAGGCAAAAGGTGCTTATGTGGTATAAATTCAGGGTAGTTTAGGTAGTCAATAGGTACAACCCCCAGTTTAGGTAGCCATGAGGAAAATGTGgtaaagtttagggggctatctatgacttttgcctatttttttttcaacacaTAAAAAGTATCTATAATAAGATGCACTATTCATATAAACTAAAGAACTCGTGAACTTACGATGTAAAAAGTATTTATACAATCAAGTCATTTTAAAACTAATTATAAGAAAAATTCTATAACAAACATTAGTTTGTAACTATAAAAATGTGAAAATAACGTGCTATAAttaatatgttattatgtttagttacccaatatatatatatatatatatatatatatatatatatatatatatatatatataaagaactccagaagaaaataatcaacagttaagtgaggtaatagacgtagatagagatatacaaattttccaacaaaaccaattgaaactgttaaatccaaaaactctatataatataagacagttttcaagtacagctcaattatatagacattatagagaagaacaaatatcagccataggaactaaaattactaccataaatttaatagacccagtagccgtaagacaaataaaaaatactggaagaagtttaatgcatataggattaatagtagtaggattaaaaggactaACTAGAAAAAACTTAGGAACCAAAGctttaatagtaatttatgacgatagatggtcagacatgaaaaaatcaataataggactaacggaagtagacatgacaaataatggaggaatattttatattagcccagattttataatgaatttagcagaatttggaaagcacataaaaataggaatacagaccaagggatatgaagagatgtgtgacggtaataatttattaatatgcataggatttctaggaaaaatgactaataatagtaatacaaaatttaaaattaaggtagaagatgtagtagaaataatgggaaataaaggaataagactaataaagcctataaaaataaaccctgaagaatatgcagggatggaatggaatctagaggattttaatacaaaaaagattttacagccagaatctcacctaatgtacactaattctaagggagagacatctgtacgttttactaattataattatatgccacaaaacgacatagaagaagaaagtactctagacgaaaatgaaattacagacacaacttttatgaatatagaattaatacaagacgagtttgcggtagacgaagctatagaaaaagcaaaaagacttcaaaaagaaaacaaaaatatgctttttaaatgtaaaggatgtaagttaggagaattaacaatagaagaaaccataagtcactttaaattatgtgaagcccgaactgataattggggatatagagtagaacagataaaccaaagaaaatcagacgattttgataaaatattagaagacatgcaaaacagtggtgacgaactagaaatagactctataataagccaaaaagaattaatggaatctagtgcatctagttctagtccatttcaaagaacaacaggagaacaatatactatagatactagcacaggaaatgtacctagaagaagagtttttagaacaggaggagaacctttaaataatgtcaaaccatcaggaaaaagaatgcctatagaagaacccattattcttcaagaaggaggtaataaaggtaaaatattaaatatagcagcacatgacccgcaaagatggaattcagtgatagatctttggaaaggaatagtagtagcagactatataaaaacatatagtgaaacagacgcagaaacaatgtataaatatttagaaacatttttaggagaatcagccaaagctttatgggaagcttataaagaaaattttccaatggaatttcaacacctagtatccatgggagcaaacccatataattttactaataaaatacatactttaattacaggggaagatccaaatagtggattattagtactacaaagaaatgcagtaataaaattagaacaactaagcataagtagttggtttcatattaagaaatttttaaatgattatttttactactgtactattagtggaaatgcatttgatcaagaattaggtaaaaaattatttaataaactaccaggagccttaggaagagaaatagaagatagatggaataaaagagacggagtaatgcagaatcctaatttaacgtggtccataggacatagaatacaacatataatggatatactacaagaaaaatgtactcatatacaaatacaaaaacagttaaaagaaaatgaaatgaacttttgtaaaagcgtagtttacactacacaaagttatgataaagacaattataaaaagaaaaagcataaaaaataccgaacgcagtataatagaaattatcctcaatataatagaaagaaatattatcttagaaaatcatcagctagaaaaccttatttagatagaaataggcatgtaagaaaatatcgaacagaaagaaattatagaaataaattagaatgcttcacttgtggaagtgtagaacacttagcaaatacatgtccaaaaagaataaataataagacaagaaattcccagctaattgaagattttcaagaaacattaataaatgtagacgaatatatgtcagatacagaaagcatatattctatagtaagtgtagacactgaagaaaaaatcaaaacagactcatcagattcagaagcagacgaattaattaatgaaataggattagaaaatctagacttagaagcaatggataatttagcaaatatagccgaagagtgtaaccatgagtttgaacgaaataaaggattggatagtaatgcatgtttcttttgtaaatggtatcctagtagagacaaaagagttaaatgtaaaaattgttacatagaaggatgtacaatgtgtatagaaaaagaatttaaaacaaaaataaataaagaaacaactcataagaaaattgaagaccctactattagtctaagaataataacattagaaacaagaataaatgaactagaaaccagattatgtaacctagaaagaggaaaacaaagagaagtagatagtgaagacgaagaaataagattatcaaatatacaaccaataatgaaaccattaacaataataccagaagaatctcaagcagaattaatgagcatagaagaccatgaagcattagtatgtaatgaagataaaaaattaggaacaataaaaatacttgcaagaattaaaatagatgattatgagatagaaacgttagcattagtagattcagggtgcacaaagtgcataataaataaaagaatagttccacctaatttaataaaaattctagaaaaaccagttgcggccatgcaaatggatggaacccataatatatatagacattatgttcataaagcctacattagctttataaatacatgttcagagttttacaaaccaagttataaaatggataagatatgggtaagagaccttaatataaatgtagactttgtcataggattagacttcatgttacataataatggtagctgtatgattacaagagatggagtaattttcttaaaaaatattactcatacaccagtacaagttcttaagactgaaacaaggattcgtcataaaaagatccctaccacagacctgcaaaagaaaaaagatagttgttgtaaagaatgtgaagaaaagaatacatgttgtaaagaaaaacaagaaataaaaaatttaactttagaagaaaaagaaattctagaagaagaggagttgctagaaaaagattatactttaatagatatagagacagagttatataattttaaaacaggaatagaaaaaataggaataataaaaaatcaaaaggacctagataatataataaaaattctagatgaaatagaaattattggagaaaaaccattaaaacactggaaaaataacaggattgtatgtaaattagatataataaatccagactatataattaaaacagcatctattgaagcaacaaatcaagatgtagaagattttaaagtacaaataaaagaactattggacttaggagtaatacggagatctacttctaaacatagatcagcagcatttatggtaagaaatcatagtgaaatagtaagaggaaaagcaagaatggtaataaattataaaagacttaatgataacactagaacagatggatataagttaccagacaaaacagaactaataaatagaatacaaggaaagaaaatatttagcaaatttgattgtaaatcaggatattggcaggtacgaatgcatgaagatagtatagaaAGAAAGATAGAAATATGGTATTGTGGTTTTTAGCTTAtatgttaaacaatcctactcggtacttcctcactccttgaatcttcttatcatgtaggtgtttttcttattttctgcctattctcccaatttttatatttttatatttttcgttttttcattttttcgttttttttttttttttttttttttttttttttttttttttaaataagtctgtttagttatgaatctttattacactgttcatctctttctcttaatcttggttcttaatatccgtcttctttaaccacaccccggttaccatggccaacatcgtccttttatcatttggacattaaaacggcctttcaaacacctaggaatttacaggttaatccatcgagttcattaagaaattaagagaataaccatatactaagagtaatagattcataacaacaggtaagtaattactcaaacataatattttaattcaacataatattgaacataaaataatttacatagtagggagattagtacagaaaacatagataaaaacttacatgtctgaagatggagagaggtttccctttcggggaacccgaaaaactacttcacactaaaagaaaattactggaaagattaaaactattttacagggaagttatattacaaaggattttattgggaaaaggagttggggcatttttggaagggaagaggaatatggagtggttggtgaGAGAATTTTTTGTTGAAGGCTTTTTTGGTGATTGTGTCTTGCTTCTTGATCGATGTTAATTTTCTGATGCCCTCCTTCTCTGcaaaacactgctatttataggagtctgacggacttcaaatgcggacttcaaatttgtgaagaatcttttgagttcagccgggtactcttagggccccatcgtcacatgaaacttttcaaaagatactttataattttgtccgtttgctgagctgtcccatttctagataaaactactactttattacagctactttaataaaatctggtcttcttttttctgaactgtcaacattattgctccaacgtgtcttgaaaaattacaaagtccaaaatcaaaagtcttctacctctattattgagcttgtctcatctcatttttctaaaagatgactaatgtccttgtctctctcttttccatacctttgtctttaattattgatgcttttgtcatttttttaatgtccttgtttctcttttctatgtctttgtcctcatgatccaccgaactaaatcttccaagtcatgactttctttctacttcactttgtcttttcctttcatgactttttctctacttcacctttgtctttttctttcatctttttctgaaccatgtctaaccatgtcttttcaaatctctcttttttttttttttttttttttaactgatctaagtgtctaaattgtgtagggcaattgagtcaaaactcatgcctgaatctacatcatttggatcttgcgagtcttgaaaattaatatcttctccttcaaaatctgaatggactggtgacatcgcttgtcttggagataattctggactaggatctttgactatatatttatctttttcttttgtctgaaaaaatctttctagtgtctcttttactatattttctattttttcatttttcttcttttttgcaagtgtgcttttccttgtagaagccGCTCcctgcgtaagtgtctttggtagtctccgtctggtttggagagatgaacatccctcgtcttcactttttggcaaagtgacagccattaacggatttgataagtctttaccggctaccgtttgaaccggactagctgtatctttacccgatacagtgggtctaattgcattcattggggaatgcacacccgtctcatccatttttttctgagatggagaactctgagactgcatcaattcgaattttaatgcttgtagtctttgttctaatgtcttcacctgatccaagagttgcattttttcttgaaccaatgtctctttttgctggtttagtcttttgactacatcagtcatggtagaacaatggtcgcaaaagattattttgtctgtgtctttttgtacattgtactggggaattttgtctgggttttgtctgagagctggagaaatataataatttggacccaatgtgcctctagcataatctaatgcttcagtaaaattattaaatcccttaaaaagaggttttcttatgtctttaatagagtctacaacttctatccaagtctgaaaaataccattagttttaccgtgaactacaacataaaatttaaattttttgtctaaatttcggtctgtaaaatattgacaaagtgcatttatagtggctacaaaatgtttagctccgtcttttttattacgcgaaatccataaattatccactaagcatctttgttgtctatctattacatattctggtaatactttaaaagtccaatttgatggctgatagactactaaattattggctccgaattgtattctttcttccatagcatttctttctaataaagatgtaggtctaaaatgaaggttacctaatactgtctgtctgtatgtgtcttgggttgaggctatgcctttccccttgtctgctgtctgagaactggaaggtctcatgctgtccaaataaaaaatttagttagcagtaatatttaatctacttaattgatctgctaaattattatcttttccttttatatgttcaaattttaaattataaattgaaatggtatctaaaaaatttagtcatcgtcttctactactatttttatcatttatcttttgatagaatttaactatagcttcacagtctgttctaactagtatttctggtttatttaaaatatatagtctgaaactatttaatccatatattacggctaagatttctgcatctatactactcatatttcctttttctttatacttaccactttgataagcacatatcttttcttcatttttattactatacttactaggttttgcttttaatactgctccccatccttcaaaactaccgtctgtttctataattaaatagtctgtttctagtggcatatttaaatctggaatgttttttattttttcttttattttttgtactaatttaatgtcttcagtattaaagtgtttttgaccatttgatccagtctttgaatataatggtcctgctatttttcctaaatcttttataaaatttctagcataattgactattcctaaaaattttttgtaattctttaacattgtctaacttgtctggcatttctaaagcttttttggctatatgaggttgtaattttatcttaccttctcctagtactactccaaaaaagtttatataatttttacataattccattttctttttactaattattatcccattttctacaaataatctaaataccgtttgtaggtgtcctaaatgttctttaatatctttactaaatactaatatatcatctacatatactaatacaaaccttttatattctccaaatatactatccatttttctttgaaaaattggtggagctgtctttaatccaaatggcattactaaccattcgaaatgtccttcaggacaggtgaatgcagtccattctatactatcttcatgcattcgtacctgccaatatcctgatttacaatcaaatttgctaaatattttctttccttgtattctatttattagttctgttttgtctggtaacttatatccatctgttctagtgttatcattaagtcttttataatttattaccattcttgcttttcctcttactatttcactatgatttcttaccataaatgctgctgatctatgtttagaagtagatctccgtattactcctaagtccaatagttcttttatttgtactttaaaatcttctacatcttgatttgttgcttcaatagatgctgttttaattatatagtctggatttattatatctaatttacatacaatcctgttatttttccagtgttttaatggtttttctccaataatttctatttcatctagaatttttattatattatctaggtccttttgattttttattattcctattttttctattcctgttttaaaattatataactctgtctctatatctattaaagtataatctttttctagcaactcctcttcttctagaatttctttttcttctaaagttaaattttttatttcttgtttttctttacaacatgtattcttttcttcacattctttacaacaactatcttttt
The sequence above is a segment of the Lycium barbarum isolate Lr01 chromosome 6, ASM1917538v2, whole genome shotgun sequence genome. Coding sequences within it:
- the LOC132644566 gene encoding uncharacterized protein At1g43920, Chloroplastic-like, with translation MSQNSGIIDENVICNCGNSCNVRTSRTVNNPGRRFFGCKMPKDKGGCDYFKWIDPSSEVELLKEKLKEVEEERDTLKYKMKELGGKYDSLKQKLKEIKEERDCAKAKFNRLVVVVLCFLLAKVIFG